Proteins encoded together in one Lathyrus oleraceus cultivar Zhongwan6 chromosome 5, CAAS_Psat_ZW6_1.0, whole genome shotgun sequence window:
- the LOC127086543 gene encoding probable serine/threonine-protein kinase PBL23 codes for MVEDEDYRRKAKIALVAIVLLASLAVFASFVAFAYYCYIRNQVSKRRRNSHKVEDAANLNEKSDFSNLQVVAEEGLKVFTFKQLHSATGGFSKSNVVGHGGFGLVYRGVLNDGRKVGIKLMDQAGKQGEEEFKVEVELLSRLHSPYLLALLGYCSDHNHKLLVYEFMANGGLQEHLYPVSNNNSSVTSVNLDWETRLRIALEAAKGLEYLHEHVSPPVIHRDFKSSNILLDKKFHAKVSDFGLAKLGPDRVGGHVSTRVLGTQGYVAPEYALTGHLTTKSDVYSYGVVLLELLTGRVPVDMKRPPGEGVLVSWALPLLTDREKVVKIMDPALEGQYSMKDVIQVAAIATMCVQPEADYRPLMADVVQSLVPLVKTHRSNSKVGSCSSFNSPKLSPGPAQQPDNANM; via the exons ATGGTGGAAGATGAAGATTATAGAAGGAAAGCCAAGATTGCACTTGTTGCTATTGTGCTACTTGCCTCCCTCGCTGTTTTTGCTTCTTTTGTTGCTTTTGCTTACTATTGCTACATCCGTAACCAAGTTTCCAAGCGCCGACGCAATAGTCATAAag TCGAAGATGCTGCTAACCTTAATGAGAAAAGTGATTTTTCAAATCTGCAAGTTGTTGCTGAGGAAGGACTTAAGGTGTTCACTTTCAAGCAGCTGCATTCTGCTACTGGAGGCTTCAGCAAGTCAAATGTGGTTGGTCATGGTGGATTTGGACTAGTTTACCGTGGAGTGCTCAACGATGGAAGGAAGGTTGGGATTAAGTTGATGGATCAAGCAGGAAAGCAAGGAGAAGAAGAGTTTAAAGTCGAG GTGGAATTGCTAAGCCGGTTGCATTCGCCATATTTGCTTGCATTGCTTGGATACTGTTCTGATCATAATCATAAGCTGTTGGTGTATGAATTTATGGCGAATGGTGGCTTGCAAGAACATCTTTATCCTGTCAGCAATAACA ATTCGAGTGTCACGTCTGTTAATTTAGATTGGGAAACTCGATTGAGAATAGCACTTGAAGCTGCCAAGGGTTTGGAATATCTTCATGAACATGTCAGTCCTCCGGTGATTCACAGAGATTTTAAGAGCAGCAACATCCtcttggacaaaaaatttcatgcTAAAGTTTCTGATTTTGGATTGGCAAAGCTTGGACCTGATAGAGTCGGTGGACATGTTTCAACTCGCGTTTTAGGCACCCAAGGATATGTTGCCCCCGA ATATGCACTAACAGGTCATTTAACAACAAAATCAGATGTGTACAGTTATGGTGTCGTACTTTTGGAGCTTCTTACCGGCCGAGTGCCTGTTGATATGAAGAGACCTCCTGGAGAAGGCGTACTCGTTAGTTGG GCTTTGCCCCTTTTGACTGATAGAGAAAAAGTTGTAAAGATTATGGATCCAGCATTGGAGGGACAGTACTCAATGAAAGATGTTATCCAAGTAGCAGCGATTGCGACAATGTGTGTGCAACCAGAAGCAGATTACAGACCTCTCATGGCGGATGTAGTGCAGTCTTTGGTTCCATTGGTGAAGACTCACCGATCCAACTCAAAAGTAGGCAGCTGCTCTAGTTTCAATTCACCCAAGTTGTCACCTGGCCCTGCCCAACAACCAGATAATGCAAATATGTAA
- the LOC127086544 gene encoding multiprotein-bridging factor 1a has product MSGVGPLSQDWEPVVLRKKAPTSAARKDDKAVNAARRSGADIETMKKHNAATNRAASSSTSLNTKRLDEDTENLAHDRVPTELKKAIMQARTDKKLTQAQLAQVINEKPQVIQEYESGKAIPNQQIIGKLERALGAKLRGKK; this is encoded by the exons ATGTCAGGAGTTGGACCTCTTTCACAAGACTGGGAGCCCGTCGTTCTCCGCAAAAAAGCCCCCACCTCCGCTGCCAGGAAGGATGACAAAGCCGTCAACGCCGCTCGCCGTTCCGGAGCCGATATCGAAACCATGAAGAAAC ATAATGCTGCGACTAACAGAGCTGCCTCTAGCAGCACTTCATTGAACACTAAGAGGCTTGATGAGGATACAGAGAATTTAGCTC ATGATCGGGTCCCAACTGAACTCAAGAAAGCTATAATGCAAGCCCGGACGGACAAGAAGCTTACTCAGGCACAACTTGCTCAA GTTATCAATGAGAAGCCTCAAGTGATCCAGGAGTATGAATCAGGAAAAGCCATTCCAAATCAGCAGATAATTGGCAAATTGGAGAGAGCTCTAGGTGCCAAACTGCGTGGGAAAAAATGA